The following proteins are encoded in a genomic region of Sesamum indicum cultivar Zhongzhi No. 13 linkage group LG8, S_indicum_v1.0, whole genome shotgun sequence:
- the LOC105169208 gene encoding chlorophyll a-b binding protein CP24 10A, chloroplastic — protein sequence MASTSAALVNGLGSAFLTGGKKSQALLTAPVAARAGGDAPTKRFIVVAAAPKKSWIPAVKGGGNLIDPEWLDGSLPGDYGFDPLGLGKDPAFLKWYREAELIHGRWAMAAVVGIFVGQAWSGIPWFEAGAAPGAVAPFSFGTLLGTQLLLMGWVESKRWVDFFNPESQSVEWATPWSRTAENFANATGDQGYPGGKFFDPLSLAGTLKDGVYIPDTEKLERLKVAEIKHARIAMLAMLIFYFEAGQGKTPLGALGL from the exons ATGGCTTCCACTTCTGCTGCATTGGTAAATGGCTTGGGATCTGCCTTCTTGACCGGTGGCAAGAAGAGCCAGGCCTTGTTGACCGCCCCCGTTGCCGCCAGGGCCGGCGGTGATGCGCCTACCAAGAGGTTCATCGTGGTGGCTGCCGCCCCAAAGAAGTCTTGGATCCCGGCTGTTAAGGGTGGTGGTAACTTGATTGACCCTGAGTGGCTGGATGGCTC GCTCCCGGGCGACTACGGTTTCGACCCGCTAGGCCTAGGAAAGGATCCAGCGTTCTTGAAATGGTACAGGGAGGCTGAGCTGATCCATGGCCGCTGGGCGATGGCTGCTGTGGTTGGCATCTTTGTCGGCCAGGCATGGAGTGGCATCCCCTGGTTTGAGGCCGGTGCAGCTCCTGGCGCGGTCGCTCCATTCTCGTTTGGCACTCTCCTCGGGACTCAGCTCCTGCTCATGGGGTGGGTGGAGAGCAAGAGATGGGTGGATTTCTTCAACCCTGAGTCGCAGTCCGTGGAATGGGCTACTCCCTGGTCAAGAACTGCCGAGAATTTTGCGAATGCAACGGGTGATCAAGGGTACCCTGGCGGCAAATTCTTTGATCCCTTGAGCCTTGCTGGTACACTGAAGGATGGAGTTTACATCCCTGACACTGAAAAGCTGGAGAGATTGAAGGTTGCGGAGATTAAGCATGCTAGGATTGCCATGTTGGCCATGCTCATCTTCTACTTTGAGGCAGGGCAAGGGAAAACACCCCTTGGAGCCCTTGGCTTGTAA
- the LOC105169209 gene encoding uncharacterized protein LOC105169209 gives MASAVISQSLLSSLTSSPSRNPKKSVDTPLPFSVSLKEPRVISRSHVVSTHFKKAHKSFIANCAPSPDSAETPIELKYPAFPTVMDINQIREILPHRFPFLLVDRVIEYKPGVSAVAIKNVTINDNFFPGHFPERPIMPGVLMVEAMAQVGGLVMLQPEVGGSRDNFFFAGIDKVRFRKPVIAGDTLVMRMNLIKLQKRFGIAKMEGKAYVGGEVVCEGEFLMAMGSE, from the exons ATGGCTTCCGCAGTTATCTCCCAGTCTTTGTTATCATCTCTCACTTCTTCACCATCGAGAAATCCTAAGAAGAGCGTTGATACGCCTCTGCCTTTCTCTGTTTCCTTGAAGGAACCTCGTGTTATCTCCAGATCCCATGTCGTCTCGACCCATTTCAAGAAGGCCCACAAAAGCTTTATTGCCAACTGCGCTCCCTCCCCCGACTCTGCAGAAACCCCAATTGAATTGA agTACCCTGCATTTCCCACAGTTATGGACATTAATCAGATTCGTGAAATTTTGCCTCACCG ATTTCCGTTTTTGCTTGTGGATAGAGTGATTGAGTACAAACCTGGCGTGTCAGCTGTGGCTATCAAGAATGTGACcataaatgataatttcttTCCTGGGCACTTCCCTGAGAGGCCGATTATGCCTGGCGTGCTAATGGTTGAG GCAATGGCTCAGGTTGGTGGCTTGGTTATGCTACAACCAGAAGTGGGAGGTTCACGTGATAATTTCTTCTTTGCCGGAATTGACAAAGTGCGATTCAGAAAGCCAGTAATTGCAGGAGACACCTTAGTGATGAGAATGAACCTCATCAAGCTGCAGAAACGCTTTGGAATAGCAAAGATGGAAGGAAAAGCATATGTAGGGGGCGAAGTGGTTTGCGAGGGTGAATTCTTGATGGCTATGGGGAGCGAATGA
- the LOC105169210 gene encoding uncharacterized protein LOC105169210 encodes MDLNFHLHGGSPSSSTSSSDHHRRPNNNSSPTPPNGHSSDPMHSWWESISKARSRIHLLSSLLPSSPDDEDPLSSLADTDRPARSLLLSSAAYSSVSAALYSPSSGSGDDPLCHWLYDTYLSSDPDLRLVVLSYLPLISSIYLHRIHYPPLDIPVSLSGFEAVLLALYSSETKARNGKPVTITIPDLSQPSLYHSPRNPVKSSNPTSKSSKPLVGVLSPPLEPQIAVKSTKRACIVGVALDCYYKQISQMPSWSKLDFCKFASVWAGQDCPCTSDFDQKPENFVEKNGRYENDNGFGDDIRVEADEIENVAERVKDLDIVDDNSAEVGGKDARIPLPWELLQPVLRILGHCLLGPLNVEEVKDAASVAVRRLYARASHDLVPQAILATRSLIQLDMGAREAAKAAATAAANASGSNANTPSKAKKPEILLVSK; translated from the coding sequence atggACTTGAACTTCCACCTCCACGGAGGCTCTccctcctcctccacctccTCTTCCGACCACCACCGCCGCCCCAACAACAATTCCTCTCCAACCCCCCCAAACGGCCACTCCTCTGACCCTATGCACTCCTGGTGGGAGTCCATCTCCAAAGCTCGCTCCCGCATCCACCTCCTCTCTTCTCTTTTGCCCTCTTCCCCTGATGATGAAGATCCTCTTTCATCCCTTGCCGACACCGACCGCCCTGCGCGTTCTCTTCTCCTCTCGTCCGCCGCCTACTCTTCTGTCTCCGCCGCCCTGTACTCTCCCTCATCCGGCTCTGGCGACGATCCTCTCTGCCACTGGCTTTATGATACTTATCTCTCCTCTGACCCTGACCTACGCCTCGTCGTTTTATCCTACCTCCCGCTTATCTCCTCCATCTACCTCCATCGTATCCACTATCCCCCGTTGGATATTCCAGTCTCTCTCTCCGGTTTCGAAGCTGTACTCTTAGCTCTCTACTCTTCCGAAACCAAAGCACGCAACGGCAAGCCTGTCACTATTACAATTCCTGATCTGTCTCAGCCCTCGCTCTATCACTCCCCTCGCAATCCTGTTAAATCTTCAAACCCTACTTCTAAGTCTAGTAAACCTTTGGTCGGGGTTCTGTCGCCTCCTTTGGAGCCGCAGATCGCTGTTAAATCCACTAAACGCGCCTGCATTGTTGGGGTTGCTCTCGATTGCTATTATAAGCAGATCTCCCAGATGCCCAGTTGGTCAAAGCTTGACTTCTGCAAGTTTGCTTCTGTTTGGGCTGGGCAGGATTGCCCTTGTACATCAGATTTCGACCAAAAACCTGAGAATTTTGTCGAAAAGAATGGCCGGTATGAGAATGACAATGGGTTTGGGGATGATATTAGGGTTGAGGCGGATGAGATTGAAAATGTGGCGGAAAGAGTCAAAGATTTGGATATTGTGGATGATAATTCAGCGGAAGTGGGAGGGAAGGATGCAAGAATTCCCCTGCCATGGGAATTATTGCAGCCCGTTTTGAGGATTTTAGGACATTGTTTGCTGGGGCCACTGAATGTAGAGGAGGTGAAGGATGCAGCATCAGTGGCAGTGCGGCGACTGTATGCTAGGGCTTCGCATGATCTGGTTCCACAAGCAATTCTTGCAACAAGGAGTTTGATTCAACTTGATATGGGGGCACGTGAAGCAGCCAAGGCAGCAGCTACAGCGGCTGCTAATGCTTCCGGTTCAAATGCTAACACTCCCAGTAAGGCCAAGAAACCCGAGATACTTTTGGTCTCCAAGTGA